The genomic region ATGCCAGGGTGCTCGGAAAGATCCGCTCGCAGATGAAGGTGCCGCTGATCGCGGACATTCACTTCGACTACCGTCTCGCGCTGATGGCGCTCGACCAGGGCGTCGACTGCATACGCCTGAATCCGGGCAACATCGGCGCCAAAGAGCGCGTGCGAGAAGTGACGAGGGCGGCGCAGGCGCGAAAGGTTCCGATCCGCATCGGCGTCAACGCCGGCTCGCTCGAGGATGATCTGCTCGACCGGTACGGCTATCCGACAGCCGATGCGATGGTCGAGAGCGCAATGCGCCACGTGCGCATCCTCGAGGATCTCGATTTCTACGACATCAAGATTTCGATCAAGGCGTCGTCGGTGCCTCTGATGGTCGAGGCCTACCGCAAGCTCGCGGTCGCGTGCGACTACCCGCTGCACGTCGGCGTGACCGAAGCGGGCATGCCTCCGGGCGGCATCGTCAAGTCGTCGATCGGCATCGGCATGCTGCTCGCCGAGGGCATCGGCGATACGATTCGCGTATCGCTGACCGCCGATGTCGTCGAGGAAGTGCAGGCCGGGTTCGACATTCTTCGCACGCTCAACATCCGTGCGAAGGGAGCACTGATCGTCGCGTGCCCGACCTGCGGGCGCATCGAGGTCGACCTGTTCAAGCTCGTCGACGAAGCCAAGGCGCGGCTCGCCCACATCGAGAAGCCGATCACGGTTTCGATCCTCGGCTGCGCGGTCAACGGACCGGGTGAGGCGCGCGAAGCCGACATCGGAATTGCAGGTGGCAAAAACGGCGGGCTGCTGATTCGCGGCGGCAAGACCGTAGGCAAGTTCAAGGAAGGCGAGCTCGTGGACGCGCTCGTGCGCGCCGTCGAGGAGCTCGTTGCGGAGGACGACGCGGCCCAGCGCAGCGCCTGAGTCCGCGACTTCCTCCAATACCGGCTATGCCGGTTGGGCATGCCGGCATGCGATGCCGGCGCAAACGCGATCACGATCAGGAGCTGCGGCTACACCGGTCCTGCCGGACGGCCGAACGTCTCGAGACAGGACCAATGCGATACTCGCGTCTACTCATTCCAACCCTGAAGGAAGATCCGGCCGAAGCCGAAATCGCGAGCCATCGCCTGATGATGCGCGCCGGCATGATCCGCCAGGTCGCGCGCGGCATCTACGACTTCCTGCCGCTCGGCAAGCGCTCGCTCAAGAAGGTCGAGCGCATCATCCGCGAAGAGCTCGACCGCGTCGGATGCCAAGAGGTGCAGCTTCCGATCGTCACGCCGGCCGAGCTCTGGCAGGAAAGCGGCCGCTGGGAGCTCTACGGCAAGGAGCTGCTGAGGCTGCGCGATCGCAACGACCGCGAGTTCTGCCTCGGACCCACGCACGAAGAAGTCATGACCGACCTCGTACGCCGCGAGGTTCGCTCCTACCGCGCGCTGCCGCTCAATCTCTACCAGATCGCGATCAAGTTCCGCGATGAGATCCGTCCGCGCTTCGGCCTCATG from Candidatus Limnocylindrales bacterium harbors:
- the ispG gene encoding flavodoxin-dependent (E)-4-hydroxy-3-methylbut-2-enyl-diphosphate synthase; this encodes MTPRRKSRQIMVGSVPIGGDAPIAVQSMCTTKTEDVVATLEEIHRLEEAGCEIIRVAVPRERDARVLGKIRSQMKVPLIADIHFDYRLALMALDQGVDCIRLNPGNIGAKERVREVTRAAQARKVPIRIGVNAGSLEDDLLDRYGYPTADAMVESAMRHVRILEDLDFYDIKISIKASSVPLMVEAYRKLAVACDYPLHVGVTEAGMPPGGIVKSSIGIGMLLAEGIGDTIRVSLTADVVEEVQAGFDILRTLNIRAKGALIVACPTCGRIEVDLFKLVDEAKARLAHIEKPITVSILGCAVNGPGEAREADIGIAGGKNGGLLIRGGKTVGKFKEGELVDALVRAVEELVAEDDAAQRSA